A DNA window from Agarivorans sp. TSD2052 contains the following coding sequences:
- a CDS encoding YqaA family protein, with product MLVLLFVSAFVSATLLPGSSEVLLLSLATQVPEQWLSLLVVASVGNTIGGLVTFAMGWGAFNYGNRRFTWLPNISEQTKAKPWLSQYGAWSLLMSWAPVIGDALCFIAGAAKLSVWQCTLAMLIGKTIRYTLLLLLGSSIASI from the coding sequence TTGTTAGTCTTACTGTTTGTTAGTGCATTTGTGTCGGCCACGTTGTTGCCGGGCAGCTCCGAAGTATTATTACTCAGCTTAGCGACGCAAGTGCCAGAGCAATGGTTGAGTTTGTTGGTGGTGGCCAGTGTCGGAAACACCATTGGCGGTTTAGTCACTTTTGCGATGGGCTGGGGCGCATTTAATTACGGCAATCGACGGTTCACGTGGTTACCTAATATTAGTGAACAAACCAAAGCAAAGCCTTGGTTGAGTCAATACGGTGCTTGGAGCTTATTAATGAGTTGGGCCCCGGTGATTGGCGACGCATTGTGCTTTATTGCTGGCGCTGCCAAGCTTTCCGTTTGGCAATGTACGTTGGCGATGTTGATTGGAAAAACGATTCGTTACACTCTGCTATTGCTGCTCGGCAGCTCGATAGCCAGTATTTAA
- a CDS encoding sodium ion-translocating decarboxylase subunit beta — protein MEGLKKLWLETGIANFEVGQLVMMAVGLLLLYLAIVRKFEPLLLLPIGFGAVLANIPNAGFNDEGGLLYYIYHVGIETGVFPLLIFMGVGALTDFGALIANPRMLLLGAAAQFGIFATLFGAIALNVIPGFNFTLADASAIAIIGGADGPTAIFLASKLAPDLLGAIAVAAYSYMALVPIIQPPIMKALTSKEEREIQMEQLRPVSMREKIIFPIAVLGLTILFLPAATPLVGMFCLGNLMRESGVVDRLSKTAQNELINIVTIFLGLAVGSKLSADKFLTVETLGILGLGAVAFAIGTASGVLMAKLMSRMSGGKINPLIGAAGVSAVPMAARVVNKVGLEANPHNFLLMHAMGPNVAGVLGSAVAAGVLLSLVGG, from the coding sequence GTGGAAGGATTAAAGAAGCTTTGGCTTGAAACAGGCATCGCTAATTTCGAGGTGGGTCAGTTGGTGATGATGGCCGTTGGCCTGTTATTACTCTATTTGGCAATTGTTAGAAAGTTTGAGCCGTTGTTATTGCTACCGATTGGCTTTGGTGCAGTTCTCGCAAACATACCCAATGCGGGTTTCAATGATGAAGGCGGTTTGCTTTACTACATTTACCATGTTGGTATCGAAACGGGGGTGTTCCCACTACTGATCTTCATGGGGGTTGGTGCACTAACTGACTTTGGTGCGCTTATTGCGAACCCCAGAATGTTGCTATTGGGAGCTGCTGCGCAGTTTGGTATTTTCGCCACACTATTTGGTGCGATTGCGCTTAATGTGATTCCTGGTTTTAATTTCACCTTAGCCGATGCTTCTGCTATCGCCATTATTGGTGGAGCGGATGGCCCTACAGCCATTTTCTTGGCGTCGAAATTAGCGCCAGACTTGCTCGGTGCAATTGCCGTAGCGGCATACTCATACATGGCGTTGGTGCCGATTATTCAGCCTCCAATTATGAAAGCTCTTACCAGCAAAGAAGAGCGCGAAATTCAGATGGAGCAACTTCGTCCAGTAAGCATGCGTGAGAAAATCATTTTCCCTATCGCTGTGCTTGGCCTCACCATCTTATTCTTACCCGCAGCTACCCCACTAGTTGGGATGTTTTGTTTAGGAAACTTGATGCGTGAAAGTGGGGTGGTTGACCGTTTGAGCAAAACTGCACAAAATGAGTTGATTAACATTGTCACCATTTTCCTCGGTTTGGCGGTGGGTTCTAAGTTGTCTGCTGACAAGTTCTTAACCGTAGAAACTTTGGGTATTCTTGGTTTGGGCGCGGTGGCTTTTGCGATTGGTACTGCCTCTGGCGTATTGATGGCGAAATTAATGAGTCGAATGAGTGGTGGTAAGATTAATCCATTGATTGGCGCTGCTGGTGTATCGGCGGTTCCTATGGCTGCTCGTGTGGTAAACAAAGTTGGACTTGAAGCTAACCCTCATAACTTCCTGCTAATGCACGCTATGGGGCCAAACGTGGCTGGTGTGCTTGGTAGTGCGGTTGCTGCCGGTGTGCTGCTTTCGTTAGTGGGTGGCTAA
- the csrA gene encoding carbon storage regulator CsrA, with protein MLILTRRVGETLMIGDEVTVTVLGVKGNQVRIGVNAPKEVSVHREEIYMRIQAEKNASA; from the coding sequence ATGCTAATTTTGACTCGCCGTGTAGGCGAAACGTTGATGATTGGGGACGAAGTTACTGTTACAGTATTAGGCGTGAAAGGAAACCAAGTACGTATTGGTGTTAACGCACCTAAAGAAGTTTCTGTGCACCGTGAAGAAATTTACATGCGCATTCAAGCTGAGAAAAATGCTAGCGCCTAG
- a CDS encoding beta-phosphoglucomutase family hydrolase, translated as MNIQQYQNYQAFIFDMDGTLIDSMKQHQSAWEFALQLFNIPYTAEQMLAMSGMPTGLSVEKLLADAHITNVDVAAVVETKEQHYHQLVNNEVLATPLIEVFEYYLGKKPMAVGTGASQQQAQLLLAKLGIADKFKAIVGADLVAEHKPAPDTFLKCAELMQVPPQACLVFEDADAGVAAAQAAGMDVIDVRDLWPANYFVE; from the coding sequence ATGAATATCCAACAATACCAAAACTACCAAGCCTTTATTTTTGATATGGACGGAACGCTCATCGACTCTATGAAGCAACACCAATCTGCTTGGGAGTTTGCTTTACAGTTATTCAATATTCCTTATACCGCCGAACAAATGTTAGCCATGAGTGGCATGCCAACGGGGCTATCGGTTGAAAAACTGCTGGCGGATGCCCATATCACTAATGTTGATGTTGCTGCGGTGGTTGAAACTAAAGAACAGCATTACCACCAATTAGTGAATAATGAAGTGCTTGCCACGCCTTTGATTGAGGTGTTTGAGTACTACCTCGGTAAAAAGCCAATGGCGGTAGGTACTGGTGCGAGTCAGCAACAGGCCCAATTGCTGTTAGCTAAGCTGGGGATTGCCGACAAGTTTAAGGCGATTGTTGGGGCTGATTTAGTCGCAGAGCATAAACCGGCACCCGATACCTTTTTGAAGTGTGCCGAATTAATGCAGGTGCCGCCGCAAGCTTGCTTAGTATTCGAAGATGCTGACGCTGGAGTCGCTGCTGCGCAGGCGGCCGGCATGGACGTCATCGATGTAAGAGATTTGTGGCCAGCGAACTATTTTGTTGAGTAG
- the oadA gene encoding sodium-extruding oxaloacetate decarboxylase subunit alpha: protein MSKPLALTDVVLRDAHQSLLATRLRIEDMLPIAEQLDQIGYWSLETWGGATFDACIRYLGEDPWERLRELKKAMPNTKQQMLLRGQNLLGYRHYADDVVERFVERAVKNGMDVFRIFDAMNDPRNFQTAVKAALDCGAHAQGTISYTTSPIHTTDNWVDLAKRLEDLGCHSIAIKDMSGLLKPYEAETLIKRLKAETDVEIALHCHATTGLSLPTHIKAIEAGVDIIDTAISSMSCTYGHSPTETIVAMLEGTERDTGLDLGKLESIAAYFREVRKKYVKFEGSLKGIDSRILIAQVPGGMLTNMEGQLKEQGAADKLDEVLAEIPKVRKDLGYIPLVTPTSQIVGSQAVLNVLTGERYKTITKETAGILSGHYGKAPGELNAELQAKVLNGEEAITCRPADLLEAEMERLEAEIKQHAKDKGFKLADAVIDDALTYALFPQIGLKFLDNRGNPEAFEPVPSADDLKPAAAVKPGAVETYSVRVDGQLYTVDVGPEGSIDGVAPAANAAPAAAPAKSAGGKGEAVPAPLAGNIFKVLAKPGASVQEGDVLLIMEAMKMETEIRSAKTGVIDEVLVKEGDAVAVGEVLLSIA, encoded by the coding sequence ATGTCTAAACCACTTGCATTAACCGATGTTGTATTGCGCGATGCGCATCAATCATTGTTAGCAACCCGCCTTCGTATCGAAGATATGTTGCCTATTGCTGAGCAACTCGACCAAATTGGTTACTGGTCTTTAGAAACATGGGGTGGAGCAACTTTTGATGCATGTATTCGTTACTTGGGCGAAGATCCTTGGGAACGTTTACGTGAGCTTAAAAAAGCGATGCCAAACACTAAACAGCAAATGCTATTACGCGGTCAAAACTTATTAGGTTACCGCCATTATGCTGACGATGTGGTAGAGCGTTTTGTTGAGCGTGCAGTAAAAAATGGGATGGATGTATTCCGTATTTTTGATGCGATGAATGATCCTCGCAATTTCCAAACAGCGGTTAAAGCAGCGTTAGATTGCGGTGCTCATGCTCAAGGCACCATTTCTTATACGACTAGCCCGATACATACTACTGATAACTGGGTAGACCTTGCCAAGCGTTTAGAAGACCTTGGGTGTCACTCAATTGCTATCAAAGATATGTCTGGTCTATTAAAACCTTACGAAGCTGAAACCTTAATTAAGCGCCTTAAGGCTGAAACTGATGTAGAGATTGCTTTGCACTGTCATGCGACTACCGGCTTGAGTTTACCCACTCATATAAAAGCCATTGAAGCAGGCGTTGATATCATCGATACCGCCATTTCGTCAATGAGCTGTACTTATGGTCATAGCCCTACAGAAACCATCGTAGCGATGTTAGAAGGTACAGAGCGTGACACAGGCTTAGATCTAGGTAAGCTTGAGTCTATTGCTGCTTACTTCCGTGAAGTTCGTAAGAAGTACGTTAAGTTTGAAGGTAGTTTAAAGGGGATCGATTCGCGTATTCTTATCGCGCAGGTGCCTGGCGGCATGTTAACCAACATGGAAGGTCAACTGAAAGAACAAGGCGCGGCCGATAAGCTTGACGAAGTATTAGCTGAGATCCCTAAAGTACGTAAAGATTTAGGTTACATTCCGTTAGTAACGCCTACCTCGCAAATTGTTGGCAGCCAAGCGGTACTTAACGTTCTCACTGGTGAACGCTATAAAACGATTACCAAAGAGACTGCCGGTATATTAAGCGGTCACTATGGTAAAGCACCGGGCGAGCTGAACGCTGAATTACAGGCTAAAGTGTTAAACGGTGAAGAAGCAATTACTTGTCGACCGGCAGACCTTCTAGAAGCTGAAATGGAGCGTTTAGAAGCTGAAATTAAGCAACATGCCAAAGATAAAGGCTTTAAGTTGGCTGATGCGGTCATTGACGATGCACTAACGTATGCTCTGTTCCCGCAAATTGGTTTGAAGTTCTTAGACAATCGCGGTAACCCTGAAGCCTTTGAACCGGTACCAAGTGCCGATGATCTTAAACCTGCTGCTGCGGTTAAGCCGGGTGCAGTAGAAACCTACTCGGTACGAGTAGACGGTCAATTGTATACGGTAGATGTTGGGCCTGAAGGCTCAATTGACGGCGTAGCGCCAGCGGCTAATGCAGCACCTGCCGCAGCCCCAGCTAAATCAGCGGGTGGCAAAGGAGAGGCTGTACCGGCTCCTCTAGCGGGTAACATCTTCAAGGTACTGGCTAAGCCAGGCGCTAGCGTACAAGAAGGTGATGTATTGCTGATAATGGAAGCAATGAAAATGGAAACCGAAATTCGTTCCGCTAAAACCGGAGTTATTGATGAGGTTCTGGTTAAAGAAGGTGATGCGGTTGCGGTAGGTGAAGTCCTACTTAGCATCGCGTAA
- a CDS encoding M16 family metallopeptidase, which translates to MLRWLSVLSILSLVGCTQVDSKQDTLLPKGIELIEASQANNSDIQIAYKKYRLANGLTVLLYQDDNAPLAHVDVTYHVGSNREEPGKSGFAHFFEHMMFQGSKHVGDQEHFRIINEAGGTMNGSTSKDRTNYYQTVPANQLEKVLWLEADRMGFLLDAVSQKKFEIQRDTVKNERAQRVDNAPYGLLSERVDEALYPREHPYSWQPIGYVEDLNRVDVNDLKAFFLRWYGPNNAVLSIGGDIDEQQTLAWINQYFGSIASGPDVPPIEPQPAQLSETRYISLEDRVHIPLLYISYPTVYAGAEDEVALDMFSEILGGGKSSLLYQSLVESGKALSAGSSHYCREMACTLSIYVRANPQAGLTLAQLQSEVDQAINDFAARGVNADDLQRVRASLKASTIYSLESVSDVVTQLAFGETFFGQPLYISQVLEQFKNVDDKHVQQAYQHYILNKPRVVMSVVPKGQTQLVAGRDNYQPEPRVLPEYQHLDDQQLALREVHDKFDRSVEPASGPAVTVKLPELWQTTLSNGLQILATSEQHTPTVTLQFRMPGGSISEPVGKEGLAKLTAQMLMQSTQQSKAADLADQLEELGASVSFSGGLYSQNINLTSLTETLPQALDILQQRLLTPAFDQQEFAREKARHLQSIEQKFNQPSWLASIASQRLFFGEGSRLATSSAGSRDSVASITLDDVKQFWLGHYQPNGSQLVAVSNLGQTELELALEVLQQWQGQASQIASLATKPSATSNTIYLLDKPGAVQSVIRIGRSAMPYDATGEYFKANLMNFNFGGNFNSRININLREDKGYTYGVSSGFGGFKDSGSFVISTDVRQDATAPAIKELLLELAAYSKSGPSEQELAYMRSAVSQQEALAYATPSQKASFLMQMLAFDLGPEFVATQNQITASISQAELQQLAAKYFSPEQMIVVVVGDKQQLLPELKKIGMPVQELAL; encoded by the coding sequence GTGCTTAGATGGTTAAGTGTGCTTAGCATTTTGAGCTTAGTGGGGTGTACCCAGGTAGATTCCAAGCAAGATACCCTGCTACCAAAAGGCATTGAGCTAATTGAGGCATCACAGGCCAATAATAGTGACATTCAAATTGCGTATAAAAAATATCGTTTAGCCAATGGCTTAACCGTATTGTTATATCAAGACGATAATGCGCCACTAGCGCATGTAGATGTGACTTATCATGTAGGTTCTAATCGTGAAGAACCCGGCAAATCTGGCTTTGCTCATTTCTTTGAACACATGATGTTTCAAGGCTCTAAACACGTCGGTGACCAAGAACATTTTCGCATTATTAACGAAGCCGGTGGAACCATGAATGGCTCTACCTCTAAAGATCGTACTAACTATTATCAAACCGTGCCGGCAAACCAACTGGAAAAAGTACTGTGGTTAGAAGCGGACCGGATGGGCTTTCTATTGGATGCCGTAAGCCAGAAGAAATTTGAAATTCAACGTGACACAGTAAAAAATGAACGCGCTCAGCGAGTTGATAATGCCCCTTACGGTTTGTTGTCGGAGCGGGTTGATGAAGCCTTGTATCCGCGTGAACACCCCTATTCATGGCAACCAATTGGTTACGTCGAAGACCTTAATCGGGTGGATGTTAATGACCTAAAAGCGTTTTTCTTGCGGTGGTATGGACCTAATAATGCAGTATTAAGCATTGGCGGTGATATCGATGAACAGCAAACGCTTGCCTGGATTAACCAATACTTTGGCAGTATTGCTAGCGGCCCTGACGTTCCTCCTATCGAGCCGCAACCAGCACAGCTAAGCGAAACGCGTTATATCTCTCTAGAAGACAGAGTGCACATTCCGCTGCTTTACATTAGCTACCCCACCGTATACGCAGGCGCTGAAGACGAGGTCGCCTTGGATATGTTCTCCGAAATTTTGGGTGGGGGAAAAAGCTCTTTGCTATACCAATCTTTAGTAGAAAGCGGCAAGGCTTTATCGGCTGGTAGCTCTCACTATTGCCGAGAGATGGCCTGTACCTTGTCGATTTATGTAAGAGCCAACCCACAAGCAGGTTTAACCTTGGCGCAGCTACAAAGTGAGGTTGACCAAGCGATTAATGATTTTGCGGCTAGAGGGGTAAACGCTGACGATTTACAACGGGTGCGTGCTTCACTCAAAGCGTCAACCATTTATAGCTTAGAAAGTGTCTCTGATGTGGTGACCCAACTGGCGTTTGGCGAAACGTTCTTTGGCCAACCTTTATATATCAGCCAAGTGCTAGAACAGTTCAAAAATGTAGACGATAAACACGTACAGCAGGCCTATCAACACTACATATTGAATAAACCTAGGGTAGTAATGAGTGTGGTGCCGAAAGGGCAAACTCAGCTTGTTGCTGGGCGAGACAATTATCAACCAGAACCGAGGGTGCTGCCAGAGTATCAACATCTTGATGACCAGCAGCTAGCGTTGCGTGAAGTGCATGATAAGTTTGATAGAAGTGTTGAGCCTGCGTCAGGCCCCGCAGTGACGGTTAAACTGCCCGAGTTATGGCAAACCACGCTAAGTAATGGCTTACAAATATTAGCGACCTCAGAGCAGCATACGCCGACCGTTACACTGCAGTTTAGAATGCCCGGTGGCAGCATATCAGAACCTGTAGGTAAAGAAGGTTTAGCTAAATTAACTGCCCAAATGCTGATGCAAAGCACCCAGCAATCCAAAGCCGCCGATTTAGCCGATCAGCTTGAAGAACTAGGGGCATCGGTGAGTTTTAGCGGTGGTTTGTATAGCCAGAACATTAACCTGACCTCGTTAACTGAAACTTTGCCTCAGGCTTTAGATATTTTACAACAACGCTTACTTACCCCAGCGTTTGATCAACAAGAATTTGCCCGAGAAAAAGCGCGTCATTTACAAAGTATTGAACAAAAGTTTAATCAACCAAGTTGGTTGGCCAGTATCGCTAGCCAACGTTTGTTTTTTGGTGAAGGTAGCCGGTTAGCAACATCGAGTGCTGGTAGCCGAGATAGTGTAGCGTCCATCACTCTTGACGATGTTAAACAGTTTTGGTTAGGTCATTATCAACCCAATGGTAGCCAACTGGTAGCGGTGAGCAATTTAGGCCAAACAGAGCTAGAGTTGGCACTTGAAGTGCTTCAGCAATGGCAAGGCCAGGCCAGCCAAATAGCTTCTTTGGCAACGAAACCATCCGCGACGAGTAATACTATTTACCTGTTAGATAAACCTGGTGCTGTGCAGTCGGTTATTCGTATAGGTCGCTCAGCGATGCCTTACGATGCAACCGGTGAATACTTTAAAGCGAATTTGATGAACTTTAACTTTGGTGGCAATTTTAATAGTCGCATCAATATCAATTTACGTGAAGATAAGGGTTACACCTACGGCGTAAGTAGTGGCTTTGGTGGTTTTAAAGACAGTGGAAGCTTTGTGATTTCTACCGACGTGCGTCAAGACGCTACCGCGCCAGCGATTAAAGAATTACTCTTAGAGTTAGCGGCATACTCAAAGAGCGGCCCAAGCGAACAAGAGCTGGCTTATATGCGCAGTGCGGTTTCGCAGCAAGAGGCACTAGCTTATGCCACCCCTTCGCAAAAGGCCTCATTTCTGATGCAAATGTTGGCCTTTGATTTAGGGCCTGAATTTGTCGCCACCCAGAACCAAATTACTGCCAGTATTAGCCAAGCAGAGTTACAGCAACTCGCCGCTAAGTATTTTTCGCCTGAGCAAATGATTGTGGTCGTGGTGGGGGATAAACAGCAGCTGTTACCAGAATTAAAGAAAATAGGTATGCCAGTTCAAGAACTTGCATTGTAA
- a CDS encoding OadG family transporter subunit has translation MNIYSKFQFDFYWLACNSYANLKGRGLNIMTDMTALLIEAASLMGIGMVSVFAFLSLLIVAVMGLAKLAPPIAELPESSQSSTTSTQPANNATVLAAITAAVQQYRKAQ, from the coding sequence TTGAATATTTATTCAAAATTCCAGTTTGATTTTTATTGGTTAGCATGTAATTCTTACGCCAATCTTAAAGGACGTGGATTAAATATTATGACGGATATGACTGCGCTGTTAATAGAAGCGGCTTCATTGATGGGGATCGGGATGGTCTCTGTATTCGCTTTTCTATCATTGCTAATTGTTGCGGTAATGGGCTTAGCTAAACTTGCCCCACCAATCGCAGAATTACCTGAATCTAGTCAATCTTCAACTACTTCGACCCAACCAGCCAATAATGCGACTGTTTTAGCAGCTATCACAGCTGCTGTTCAACAGTACCGGAAGGCCCAATAA
- a CDS encoding aspartate kinase — translation MALIVQKYGGTSVGTIERIQAVADRVIRSKEAGDDVVVVLSAMSGETNRLLGLAQEIDENASEREKDVLVSTGEQVTIALLSIALQKKNCDAVSMTGDQIRMHTDNSHGKARITSIDDQNIQAHLKQNKVVVIAGFQGRSPENHITTLGRGGSDTTAVAIAAALKADECQIYTDVDGVYTTDPRVEPKARRLESITFEEMLEMASLGAKVLQIRAVEFAGKYNVPLRVLSSFTEGNGTLISYEVNKMESPVISGIAFNRDEASLTILGVPDKPSVAASILAPIGDANIDVDMIIQNSMGDNTADFTFTVHRNDYKKAKELLEATSERLGAREVQGKDSLAKISIVGVGMMNHPGVAKTMFETLGEEGINMQLISTSEIKVSVVVDEKYLELAVRALHSAYNLEQ, via the coding sequence GTGGCACTAATTGTTCAGAAATATGGCGGTACCTCGGTAGGGACGATTGAACGTATTCAAGCAGTCGCAGATCGTGTTATCCGCAGTAAAGAAGCAGGGGATGACGTTGTGGTCGTTCTCTCTGCAATGTCTGGTGAAACTAACCGTTTGTTAGGTTTAGCGCAAGAAATTGACGAGAACGCCAGTGAGCGCGAAAAAGATGTGTTGGTATCTACTGGCGAGCAGGTAACGATTGCCTTGCTAAGTATCGCGTTACAGAAGAAAAACTGTGATGCGGTGTCAATGACTGGCGACCAAATTCGTATGCATACCGATAATTCACATGGTAAGGCTCGCATCACCAGTATTGATGACCAAAACATCCAAGCGCATTTAAAGCAAAACAAAGTAGTGGTTATAGCGGGTTTTCAAGGTCGTAGCCCTGAAAACCATATCACTACCTTAGGGCGTGGTGGTTCTGATACCACAGCAGTGGCGATTGCAGCGGCGCTTAAAGCGGACGAATGCCAAATTTACACTGATGTAGATGGTGTTTATACGACTGATCCGCGGGTTGAACCTAAAGCCCGCCGCTTAGAAAGCATTACTTTTGAAGAAATGCTTGAAATGGCCAGCTTAGGGGCTAAGGTCTTACAGATCCGTGCCGTAGAGTTTGCGGGTAAGTACAATGTTCCACTGCGTGTATTATCGAGTTTCACAGAAGGTAATGGCACTTTAATTAGTTATGAGGTTAATAAAATGGAGTCACCGGTTATTTCAGGCATCGCGTTCAATCGTGATGAGGCGAGTTTAACAATTTTGGGTGTGCCTGATAAACCGTCTGTCGCTGCATCTATTTTAGCCCCTATTGGTGACGCTAACATCGACGTGGATATGATCATCCAAAACTCGATGGGTGATAACACCGCAGACTTTACTTTTACCGTGCACCGTAACGACTATAAAAAAGCTAAAGAATTACTGGAAGCCACGTCTGAGCGTTTAGGTGCACGTGAAGTGCAAGGTAAAGATTCGTTAGCTAAAATATCAATTGTAGGCGTAGGGATGATGAATCACCCTGGTGTCGCAAAAACGATGTTTGAAACTTTGGGTGAAGAAGGCATTAATATGCAACTTATTTCTACTTCTGAAATCAAAGTATCGGTCGTGGTTGATGAAAAGTATTTAGAGCTTGCAGTGCGTGCTTTGCATAGTGCTTACAACCTAGAGCAATAA